From the genome of Azospirillum baldaniorum:
TGTCGTGCTCGATCATCACCACCGTCATGCCGAACTCCTCGTTCAGGTCGACGATGTAGCGGGCCATGTCCTCCTTCTCCTCCAGGTTCATGCCCGCCATGGGCTCGTCCAGGAGGATCAGGTCGGGTTTCAGCGCGATGGCGCGGGCCAGTTCCACCCGCTTGCGCAGGCCGTAGGACAGCGTGCCGGCGGTGGCCTTGCGGACATGCTGGATTTCCAGGAAGTCGATGATCTCCTCGACCTCGCGGCGGTGGGCCAGCTCCTCCTTGCGCGCGCCGGTCAGCCAGTAGAGCGAGCCGGTGAAGAAGTTGTTCTTCAGCAGGTGGTGGCGCCCGACCATGATGTTGTCGAGCACCGTCATGTGCCCGAACAGCGCCAGATTCTGGAAGGTGCGCCCGATGCCGAGCGAGGCGCGGTGGTTGGGCGTCATGCCCGTGATGTCCTGGCCCTTGAAATAGACCTTTCCGTCGGTGGGCCGGTAGCGGCCGGAGATGCAGTTGACCATGGAGGTCTTGCCCGCACCGTTCGGGCCGATGATGGAGAACAGCTCCCCCTTGCGGATGCTGAAACCGACGTCGGTCAGCGCCTGCACGCCGCCAAAGCGCAAGGACACGCCCCGGGCTTCGAAGATGGTGTCCGATGGGGAGGCCGCGCGGGTGGCGTCGGCCGGATGGGCGTAACCGCGTGGCGATGCGACGGGCGCGCCTGACATTTCCTCCTCCGTTGCTGTGGAACTGCCTTTTTTATCGTTCGCCTGACTGTTTGAGTGGCGAACTGGTCCATATTGTGGACCGTCCTTTGTGCAACGTCCGAACTATAGCCTGTGATGCGCACCGTTTTCAACACGGACATTCCGTGTATGCATGTTTTTTGGAGCGACATCCGGCCCAAAGGTCCATAATATGGACCCCATCATGGCACGGCCCGATTCCGACACCGAAACCGCCCCCGCCGGTGCGTCCGGCGGCACGCAAAGCCTGGAGCGCGCGCTGGCCCTGCTGCGCGCCGTCGCCTCCCACGGGGCCGACGGCGCACGGCTGGCTGACCTGATGGGCGACACCGCCCTGTCCAAGGCGACGGCGCACCGGCTGCTGACCGCGCTGGCGCGGGAGCGCTTCATCGACCAGGACCCGCGCAGCCGCCGCTACCATCTGGGGCCTGAGCTTGATGCGCTGGGCCGCATCGCCGCCGCCCGCCACCGCCCCGAAGGTGCAAGCGACGTTCCGGCGCCCGGTCCGGCCACCGTTCAGCCGACCGCCTTCCTGCGCCCCGACTACCAGGGCGAGGCGATTCCACTGGCCGACCTGCTGTGCGACCGCCACGCCCGCGCCGACGGCGCCCGCGCCGCCCTGCTGCACGAGAGCGTCGCTGGCCAGACGACGGAGCTGAGCTTCGCCCGGCTGGCCCGCGATTCGGCGCGCTTCGCCGCGGTGCTGCGCGGCCTCGGCGTCGGGCGCGGCGACCGGGTGGCGGTGCTGCTGCCCAAGGGGGCGGAGCTGCTGATCGCCGCGCTGGCGATCTGGCGGCTCGGCGGGGTCTACATGCCGCTCTTCACCACCTACTCCGCCGCCGCGGTGGCCTACCGGCTGGCCGACAGCGAGGCGCGGGCGATCGTCACCACCGGTTTCCTGCGCCGCAAGATTCCGCGCGACAACAGCCGCCCGGTGGTGATGGTGGAGGGCGACGAGGCCTTCGGTCCCGGCGCCGACGCGGTGCCCTTCTGGTCGGCCCTTCACGAATCGGCCCCCTTGCCCGACATCGCCCGCTACGCCGACCGCGACGCCTTCGCGCTGATCTACACCTCGGAGGCGGAGCCGAAACCGCTCGGCGTCTCGCTGCCGGTCATGGCGCTGGCCGGGATCGAGCAGTACATGCGAATCGGCCTCGACCTGCGCGACGACGACATCTATTGGAACATGGCCGATCCCGGCTGGGCCTACGGCGCCTATTACGGGCTGGTCGGGCCGCTGCTGCTGGGGCGCACCACGATCTTCTGCGACGGTCCCTACGACGTGCGGCAAGGTTACCGCATGCTGACGAAGTTCGGCGTCACCAACCTGACCTGCGCGCCGTCCCAGATCCGCGCCTGGCACAGCGCCGACCCGGAGGGCGGCCCGCACAAGCTGGCGCTGCGCATCCTGTCGGTTGTCGGCGAACCGCTGCCACCGGAGCTGATCGGCTGGGCCAACCGGGTGGTCAGCGTTCCCCTGCTCGACCAGTACGGGCAGCGCGAGACCGGCATCTTCATGATGAACCGCTACGACCCCGGCCACGCCGACCGCACCGCCGATTCCTCACTGGGGCGGCCCCTGCCGGGCTTCCGCGTGGTCATCCTCGACCCGCAGGGCCGCGAGGCGCCGGTCGGCGGCGCGGGCGAGATCGCCATCGACGTGGAGTCCTCGCCGCTCTTCTGGTTCGACGCCTACGCCAACGATCCGGGACGCACCGCCGCCCGCTTCCGCCACGGCCGCCGCTATTACCTGACCGGCGACTGGGCGTTCCTGGACGGCGACGGCAACATCCATTTCCGCGGTCGGGCGTCCGACGCCATCGTCATGCAGCAGGCGGATTGAGGCTCATCCACATGCGAACCTTGCCCCCACCCCGGCCCTCCCCCGCTTTGCAGGGGAGGGCCGGGGTGGGGGCAAAACGCCTGCCCTTACGGCTTCCCGCGCAGCAGGTTGACGATGCCGGAGAAGTCCTTGCCCCCGAAGCCGGCGTTGCAGAACAGCGCGTACATCTGCGCCGCCTCGCCGCCGAGCGGGAGCGGGCTGCCGGTGCTCTGCCCGGCCTCGACCGCCAGCTTCAGGTCCTTCAGCATCAGCGCCGCGGCGAAGCCCGGCTGGTAGTCGCGGTTGGCCGGCGAGGTCGGGACCGGACCCGGAACCGGGCAATAGCTGGTCAGCGACCAGCACTGGCCCGACGACTTGGACGCCACGTCGAACAGCTTCTGCGACCCCAGCCCCAGCTTCTCGGCCAGCGCGAAGGCCTCCGACACGCCGAGCATCGAGATGCCGAGGATCATGTTGTTGCAGATCTTCGCCGCCTGGCCGTTGCCCGGCCCGCCGGTGTGCACGATGGCCTTGCCCATCGCCGACAGGATCGGCTCGGCGCGGCGGAAGGCGGTGTCGCTGCCGCCGACCATGAAGGTCAGAGTCGCCGCCTCGGCCCCGCCGACGCCGCCGGACACCGGCGCGTCGACCATGGCGTGGCCCGCCGCCTCCGCCGCCGCGGCGACGAAGCGGGCGCTGTCCACGTCCACGGTGGAGCTGTCGATGAACAGGCTGCCCGGCTTGGCCTTGGCGATGATGCCGTCGGGTGCCGTGTAGACCTCGCGCACATGCTTGCCGGCGGGCAGCATGGTCACGACCACCTCGGCTTCCCCCGCCGCGGCGCCGGGGCCTGTGGCGATGGTGGCGCCGGCGTCGCGCGCCGCGGTGCATGCGGCTTCCGACAGGTCGAAGGCCAGGACGGTGTGGCCGGCCTTCAGCAGGTTGCGCATCATCGGCGCACCCATGTTGCCCAGACCGATAAAGGCGATCGTCGCCATAGCGTTTCCCCCTCGCTTTATAATGACGCTATCAGCCGCCGGTCAGATGGCGGGCGATGATGACGCGCATGATTTCGTTGGTGCCTTCGAGAATTTGGTGAACCCGCAGGTCACGGAAAATCCGCTCGATCGGGTACTCCTTGATGTAGCCATACCCGCCATGAAGCTGCAGCGCCTCGTTCACCACCTGGAACCCGGCGTCGGTGGCGAAGCGCTTGGCCATGGCGCAATGGGCGGTCGCCTCCGGCGAGCCGGCGTCGAGGCTGGCGGCGGCGCGGTGCAGCATCAGCCGGGCGGCGTCCAGCTCCGTCGCCATGTCGGCCAGTTTGAACTGAAGCGCCTGAAAGGCGTTCAGCGGCTTGCCGAACTGCTTGCGCTCCGTGGTGTAGGCGACGGCCTGCTCCAGGCAGAAGCGCGCCCCGCCGACCGAGCAGGCGGCGATGTTGAGGCGTCCGCCGTCCAGCCCCTTCATGGCGATGCGGAAGCCCTCCCCTTCTTCGCCGATGCGGTTGGCGACGGGGACGCGGCAGTTCTCGAAGATGACCGCCGAGGTCGGCTGGCTCTTCCAGCCCAGCTTGTGCTCCTGCTTGCCG
Proteins encoded in this window:
- a CDS encoding ABC transporter ATP-binding protein, with translation MSGAPVASPRGYAHPADATRAASPSDTIFEARGVSLRFGGVQALTDVGFSIRKGELFSIIGPNGAGKTSMVNCISGRYRPTDGKVYFKGQDITGMTPNHRASLGIGRTFQNLALFGHMTVLDNIMVGRHHLLKNNFFTGSLYWLTGARKEELAHRREVEEIIDFLEIQHVRKATAGTLSYGLRKRVELARAIALKPDLILLDEPMAGMNLEEKEDMARYIVDLNEEFGMTVVMIEHDMGVVMDISHRVIVLEFGKKIAEGTPEEVLADPRVKRAYLGEDDEEDEAVAPPPKQEVA
- a CDS encoding AMP-binding protein, yielding MARPDSDTETAPAGASGGTQSLERALALLRAVASHGADGARLADLMGDTALSKATAHRLLTALARERFIDQDPRSRRYHLGPELDALGRIAAARHRPEGASDVPAPGPATVQPTAFLRPDYQGEAIPLADLLCDRHARADGARAALLHESVAGQTTELSFARLARDSARFAAVLRGLGVGRGDRVAVLLPKGAELLIAALAIWRLGGVYMPLFTTYSAAAVAYRLADSEARAIVTTGFLRRKIPRDNSRPVVMVEGDEAFGPGADAVPFWSALHESAPLPDIARYADRDAFALIYTSEAEPKPLGVSLPVMALAGIEQYMRIGLDLRDDDIYWNMADPGWAYGAYYGLVGPLLLGRTTIFCDGPYDVRQGYRMLTKFGVTNLTCAPSQIRAWHSADPEGGPHKLALRILSVVGEPLPPELIGWANRVVSVPLLDQYGQRETGIFMMNRYDPGHADRTADSSLGRPLPGFRVVILDPQGREAPVGGAGEIAIDVESSPLFWFDAYANDPGRTAARFRHGRRYYLTGDWAFLDGDGNIHFRGRASDAIVMQQAD
- the mmsB gene encoding 3-hydroxyisobutyrate dehydrogenase, yielding MATIAFIGLGNMGAPMMRNLLKAGHTVLAFDLSEAACTAARDAGATIATGPGAAAGEAEVVVTMLPAGKHVREVYTAPDGIIAKAKPGSLFIDSSTVDVDSARFVAAAAEAAGHAMVDAPVSGGVGGAEAATLTFMVGGSDTAFRRAEPILSAMGKAIVHTGGPGNGQAAKICNNMILGISMLGVSEAFALAEKLGLGSQKLFDVASKSSGQCWSLTSYCPVPGPVPTSPANRDYQPGFAAALMLKDLKLAVEAGQSTGSPLPLGGEAAQMYALFCNAGFGGKDFSGIVNLLRGKP